The following proteins come from a genomic window of Enterobacter chengduensis:
- a CDS encoding IucA/IucC family protein, producing the protein MRALPRSAGTDVAAQCFLNALLRETKDWRYLPATAADALSEIHIPLSQTQALRVPVRYFSPTQHHQYRFPATLIQSNSDNGDAVTFTQLVDLILEKPSVKASLDADTLARFKQRVFESHAHTWQAIDLRHGWPTLRDRPLTFAEAEQALLVGHAFHPAPKSHEPFSETEARRYLPDFASRFPLRWFAVESTLVAGDSLNVSLRERLLRFAAQSAPELLGHFTDTRWLLPMHPWQADYLLEQAWCQRLVENGSLQDLGEAGAQWLPTSSSRSLYSETNSDMIKFSLSVRLTNSVRTLSVKEVKRGMRLARLAKTERWQDLQARYPTMRVMQEDGWAGLRDESGAIQEESLMALRVNLLFDTPDTQTDVLVSLTQAAPDGGDSLLASAVRRLSQRLDLPLAQAARCWLDAYCDRVLLPLFSAEADYGLVLLAHQQNILVEMQQDFPVGLIYRDCQGSAWTEGADAWLKEAGETEVENRFGESQLLRYFPYYLLLNSTLAVTAALAAAGFDSEENLMSRVRDALAELRKTAKQTRCLDYVLDSPTWNCKGNFFCYLHDRNENTIADPAVIYFDFSNPFYKEKA; encoded by the coding sequence ATGCGTGCTCTGCCCCGCTCTGCCGGTACAGACGTTGCGGCCCAGTGTTTTTTAAACGCCCTCTTGCGCGAAACGAAGGACTGGCGCTATCTCCCCGCTACCGCCGCGGATGCGCTATCCGAGATCCATATCCCGCTTTCCCAAACCCAGGCGCTTCGGGTGCCGGTACGCTATTTCTCTCCCACTCAGCATCATCAGTACCGTTTCCCGGCAACGCTTATTCAAAGCAACAGCGACAATGGTGACGCCGTCACCTTTACCCAACTGGTTGATTTAATTCTTGAAAAACCGTCCGTAAAGGCCTCTTTGGATGCCGATACGCTGGCGCGTTTTAAGCAGCGCGTCTTTGAGAGCCATGCGCACACCTGGCAGGCGATCGATCTGCGCCACGGCTGGCCAACCCTGCGCGATAGGCCGCTGACGTTTGCCGAAGCCGAACAGGCCCTGCTGGTCGGCCACGCGTTTCACCCCGCGCCAAAATCCCACGAGCCGTTCAGCGAAACCGAGGCGCGTCGCTATCTGCCCGACTTCGCCTCCCGCTTCCCGCTGCGCTGGTTTGCCGTTGAGAGCACGCTCGTGGCCGGCGACAGCCTGAACGTCTCCCTGCGTGAGCGCCTGCTGCGCTTCGCGGCCCAGAGCGCGCCCGAGCTGCTCGGCCACTTCACCGACACCCGCTGGCTGCTGCCGATGCATCCGTGGCAGGCCGACTATCTGCTCGAGCAGGCCTGGTGCCAGCGTCTGGTGGAAAACGGTTCACTGCAGGACCTGGGCGAGGCGGGCGCGCAGTGGCTGCCCACCAGCTCCTCCCGCTCGCTGTACAGCGAGACCAACAGCGACATGATTAAGTTCTCCCTCAGCGTGCGTCTGACCAACTCCGTGCGCACGCTGTCGGTCAAAGAGGTTAAGCGCGGCATGCGCCTGGCGCGCCTGGCGAAAACGGAACGCTGGCAGGATTTACAGGCGCGGTACCCGACCATGCGCGTGATGCAGGAAGACGGCTGGGCGGGGCTGCGTGACGAAAGCGGCGCAATTCAGGAAGAGAGCCTGATGGCCCTGCGCGTCAACCTGCTGTTCGACACGCCTGACACCCAGACCGACGTGCTGGTGAGCCTGACCCAGGCCGCGCCGGACGGCGGCGACAGCCTGCTGGCCTCCGCGGTGCGCCGTCTGAGCCAGCGTCTGGACTTACCGCTCGCCCAGGCCGCCCGCTGCTGGCTGGACGCCTACTGCGACCGCGTGCTGCTGCCGCTGTTCAGCGCCGAGGCGGACTACGGTCTGGTCCTGCTGGCGCACCAGCAGAATATCCTCGTCGAGATGCAGCAGGATTTCCCGGTCGGGCTTATCTACCGCGACTGCCAGGGCAGCGCGTGGACCGAAGGGGCCGACGCGTGGCTCAAAGAGGCGGGCGAAACGGAGGTGGAAAACCGCTTCGGTGAGAGCCAGCTGCTGCGCTACTTCCCTTACTACCTGCTGCTGAACTCTACCCTTGCCGTCACCGCCGCCCTCGCCGCCGCCGGTTTCGACAGCGAGGAGAACCTGATGTCCCGCGTACGCGACGCGCTGGCCGAACTGCGCAAGACGGCGAAGCAGACCCGCTGCCTCGACTACGTGCTCGACAGCCCGACATGGAACTGCAAAGGCAACTTCTTCTGCTACCTGCACGATCGCAATGAAAACACCATCGCCGATCCGGCGGTGATCTATTTCGACTTTAGCAACCCGTTTTACAAGGAGAAGGCGTAA
- a CDS encoding GNAT family N-acetyltransferase, translating into MAIANIVHSGYGFRCTATDRALPLTLGLDGSAVLEHLNAIPDGWLVEALDQLFVAAPALTGITLPWAAWQDEPQAKALFSLVHGDYLARETFWQLPLWLKGERPQASGGMQFDESRQLFFPLRPHRPEGEVYRRYDPQIKRTLSFRVADVALDGERFTQWMNNPRVNAFWEMAGPQAEQENYLRRQLDSSYCYPVIGCFDDQPFGYFELYWAPEDRIGRHYRWQPFDRGLHMLVGEENWRGAQYIRSWLRGLSHYLYLDEPRTTRIVAEPRFDNQRLFRHLDSAGFDTVKEFDFPHKRSRLIMSQRHRFFSEVGL; encoded by the coding sequence ATGGCCATCGCGAATATCGTCCATTCCGGCTACGGCTTTCGCTGCACCGCAACGGATCGCGCCCTGCCGCTGACGTTGGGTCTCGACGGCAGCGCGGTGCTGGAGCATCTGAATGCGATCCCGGACGGCTGGCTGGTGGAAGCCCTGGACCAGCTGTTTGTGGCCGCCCCCGCGCTGACCGGCATTACCCTGCCGTGGGCAGCCTGGCAGGATGAACCGCAGGCAAAGGCGCTGTTTAGCCTCGTCCACGGGGACTATCTGGCGCGTGAAACCTTCTGGCAGCTGCCGCTGTGGCTGAAAGGCGAACGGCCACAGGCCAGCGGCGGTATGCAGTTTGACGAGAGCCGCCAGCTGTTCTTCCCGCTGCGTCCTCACCGCCCCGAGGGCGAAGTGTATCGTCGTTACGATCCGCAAATTAAGCGCACGCTGAGCTTCCGCGTGGCCGACGTAGCGCTGGACGGCGAGCGCTTTACTCAATGGATGAATAACCCGCGCGTGAACGCCTTCTGGGAGATGGCGGGCCCGCAGGCCGAGCAGGAGAACTACCTGCGCCGTCAGCTCGACTCGTCGTACTGCTACCCGGTCATCGGCTGCTTCGACGACCAGCCGTTCGGCTATTTTGAACTCTACTGGGCGCCGGAAGATCGCATCGGCCGCCACTACCGCTGGCAGCCGTTTGACCGCGGGCTGCACATGCTGGTGGGGGAAGAGAACTGGCGCGGGGCGCAGTACATCCGCAGCTGGCTGCGCGGCCTGAGCCACTATCTGTATCTCGACGAGCCGCGCACCACGCGGATCGTCGCCGAACCGCGCTTCGACAACCAGCGCCTGTTCCGCCATCTGGACTCCGCCGGTTTTGACACGGTGAAAGAGTTCGACTTCCCGCACAAGCGCTCGCGCCTCATCATGAGCCAGCGTCACCGCTTCTTCAGCGAGGTGGGCCTGTGA
- the iucC gene encoding IucA/IucC family protein: MNALWEKVNREMVAKILAELEYERTLRAESLDVDRWQIRMGSETWQFRAARGIWGWLHIDPDSLTTASGDAVEAESALLQLATVLEMSDAQTAEHMEDLYATLRGDMQLLQAREGLDADALIHLDPDELQCLMSGHPKFIFNKGRRGWGLDALRQYAPEYRGRFRLHWIAVQREHLVWSSDADCDIHSLLSSAMDNAERARFDARWQALGLDDGWLPVPLHPWQWQQKIAVHFVAQLARGEMVALGEFGDEYLSQQSLRTLTNASRRAPYDIKLPLTVYNTSCYRGIPGKYIAAGPLASRWLQQQFTADATLARSGAQVLGEPAAGYLSHPGYAALPKAPYRYQEMLGVIWRENPSCYLQDGEQAVLLAALMETDSAGRPLIDAWIARSGLSADAWLEKLFEASVIPFYHLLCRYGVALIAHGQNVTLVMKDYVPQRILLKDFQGDMRLVDEDFPQAQSLPEQVKAVTARLSADYIIHDLQTGNFVTVLRFISRLTQQSGVSEARFYQILGGVLHRYMAAHPELAERFAKFDLFKPQIIRVILNPVKLTFSEHDGGSRMLPNYVTDLDNPLFLASRESAQ; encoded by the coding sequence GTGAACGCGCTCTGGGAAAAAGTGAACCGCGAGATGGTGGCGAAGATCCTCGCCGAGCTGGAATACGAACGCACCCTGCGCGCCGAATCCCTGGACGTGGACCGCTGGCAAATCAGAATGGGCAGCGAAACATGGCAGTTTCGCGCCGCGCGCGGGATCTGGGGCTGGCTGCATATCGACCCGGACAGCCTGACCACCGCCAGCGGCGATGCCGTGGAGGCGGAAAGCGCGCTGCTGCAGCTGGCGACCGTGCTGGAGATGAGCGACGCGCAAACGGCGGAGCACATGGAAGATCTCTACGCCACGCTGCGCGGCGACATGCAGCTGCTGCAAGCGCGTGAAGGACTGGACGCGGACGCGCTGATCCACCTCGACCCGGACGAATTACAGTGTCTGATGAGCGGCCACCCGAAGTTTATTTTCAACAAGGGGCGCCGCGGCTGGGGGCTGGACGCCCTGCGCCAGTACGCGCCGGAGTACCGCGGGCGTTTTCGTCTGCACTGGATTGCCGTTCAACGGGAGCATCTGGTCTGGAGCAGCGACGCCGATTGCGACATTCACAGCCTGCTGTCCAGCGCCATGGACAATGCCGAGCGCGCCCGGTTCGACGCCCGCTGGCAGGCGCTGGGTCTCGACGACGGCTGGCTGCCGGTGCCGCTGCACCCGTGGCAGTGGCAGCAGAAAATTGCCGTTCATTTCGTGGCGCAGCTGGCGCGCGGAGAGATGGTTGCGCTGGGCGAATTTGGCGATGAGTATCTGTCGCAGCAGTCTCTGCGCACGCTCACCAACGCCAGCCGTCGCGCGCCGTATGACATCAAGCTCCCGCTGACCGTCTACAACACCTCCTGCTATCGCGGGATCCCGGGCAAATACATTGCCGCCGGGCCGCTGGCCTCGCGCTGGCTGCAGCAGCAGTTCACCGCCGACGCCACGCTTGCCCGCTCCGGTGCGCAGGTGCTTGGCGAACCCGCCGCCGGCTATTTGTCGCATCCGGGCTATGCCGCATTGCCGAAAGCGCCCTACCGCTACCAGGAGATGCTGGGGGTGATCTGGCGCGAGAACCCGTCCTGCTATCTGCAGGACGGCGAACAGGCGGTGCTCCTGGCGGCGCTAATGGAAACCGACAGCGCCGGGCGCCCGCTGATCGACGCGTGGATCGCGCGCTCCGGGTTAAGCGCCGACGCGTGGCTGGAAAAGCTGTTTGAGGCATCGGTGATCCCGTTCTATCACCTGCTCTGCCGCTACGGCGTGGCGCTGATCGCCCACGGTCAGAACGTGACGCTGGTGATGAAGGACTACGTGCCGCAGCGCATCCTGCTGAAGGATTTCCAGGGCGATATGCGCCTGGTGGATGAAGATTTCCCGCAGGCCCAGAGCCTGCCGGAGCAGGTGAAGGCCGTCACGGCGCGCCTGAGCGCGGATTACATCATTCACGACCTGCAAACCGGCAACTTTGTCACGGTGCTGCGCTTTATCTCGCGCCTCACCCAGCAAAGCGGCGTCAGCGAAGCGCGCTTCTATCAGATCCTCGGCGGCGTTCTGCACCGCTATATGGCCGCGCACCCCGAGCTTGCCGAGCGCTTCGCGAAGTTCGACCTGTTTAAGCCGCAGATTATTCGCGTGATCCTCAACCCGGTCAAGCTGACCTTCTCCGAACACGACGGCGGCAGCCGCATGCTGCCGAACTACGTCACCGACCTTGATAACCCTCTGTTTCTCGCCTCCCGGGAGTCCGCGCAATGA